A genomic segment from uncultured Alistipes sp. encodes:
- a CDS encoding DUF1735 domain-containing protein yields MRKLLPIFLLVCIAFASCQEDEEMRYASIYFPLATWADGNGVFQAEFDFTKDTTYIVGAYCAGSIMPEGDILVTMELAADSLAAAQQKVSALQAYELMPQAAYSIQPENMQCVIRKGTERGDLLVTFHTSQLDADKKYILPLRIQSVSRYEIAPHYNTLFFGVSKH; encoded by the coding sequence ATGAGGAAACTATTACCAATCTTCTTATTGGTCTGCATCGCGTTCGCCTCCTGTCAGGAGGACGAGGAGATGAGGTATGCCTCCATCTATTTTCCATTAGCTACCTGGGCCGACGGAAACGGGGTCTTCCAAGCTGAATTCGACTTCACAAAGGACACGACCTACATCGTCGGAGCTTACTGTGCCGGAAGCATCATGCCCGAAGGCGACATCCTGGTTACCATGGAACTCGCCGCAGACTCGCTGGCGGCCGCCCAACAAAAGGTATCGGCTCTGCAGGCCTACGAACTCATGCCGCAAGCCGCCTATTCCATCCAGCCGGAAAACATGCAATGTGTAATCCGAAAAGGTACGGAACGAGGCGACCTGCTCGTCACGTTCCACACCTCTCAGCTCGATGCGGACAAAAAGTACATCCTGCCGTTGCGCATCCAGTCCGTATCCCGATATGAAATCGCCCCTCATTACAACACGCTCTTTTTCGGGGTTTCAAAACACTAA
- a CDS encoding AraC family transcriptional regulator has translation MKDKIDIMYEQLGLTSGSPIKVKWCDYNYFKYPWHFHDEYEIVYIIKSTGTRFTGNNIEPFSDGDLVFFGSLLPHMYRNDDAYYQNNPELRVHAITIQFSKDFFNHAILNYPEFLKIKELLQMSRYGISFDTTPNAPIRHHIEQLPQKKGLDRLLSCIHILSMMSRTTHKRKLNDDSIDLKLPSYGESRIYKVLGKLNREYTREIGLDEIARTAGMNTSAFCRYFKEKTGKSAFQYISELRVGYACKLLLTGELTVTQICYECGYNNISNFNRQFKRITHFTPSEYIEEFKRNPNTPLVR, from the coding sequence ATGAAAGACAAAATTGACATCATGTACGAACAACTGGGACTGACCAGCGGTTCCCCGATCAAAGTCAAATGGTGCGACTACAACTACTTCAAGTATCCCTGGCACTTCCACGACGAATACGAAATCGTCTACATCATCAAAAGTACAGGAACCCGCTTCACAGGGAACAACATCGAACCATTCTCCGACGGAGACCTCGTATTTTTCGGAAGCCTCCTCCCTCACATGTACCGAAACGACGACGCCTATTACCAGAACAATCCCGAGTTGCGCGTACATGCCATTACCATCCAATTCTCCAAGGATTTCTTCAACCACGCCATTCTGAACTATCCAGAATTCTTAAAAATCAAGGAGTTGCTTCAGATGTCCCGATACGGGATCAGCTTCGACACCACTCCGAACGCCCCGATCCGACACCATATCGAACAACTTCCCCAGAAAAAAGGGCTCGATCGGCTGCTCTCCTGCATCCATATCCTCTCCATGATGAGCCGCACCACCCACAAACGGAAACTCAACGACGACAGCATCGACCTCAAGCTCCCCTCCTACGGCGAATCCCGAATATATAAGGTACTGGGAAAACTCAACCGAGAATATACCCGCGAAATAGGTCTCGACGAAATCGCACGGACCGCCGGAATGAATACCAGCGCATTCTGCCGCTATTTCAAGGAGAAGACCGGAAAATCCGCGTTCCAGTACATCAGCGAGTTGCGCGTCGGATACGCCTGTAAACTCCTGCTCACCGGAGAACTGACCGTCACGCAGATCTGCTACGAATGCGGATACAACAACATCTCCAATTTCAACCGACAGTTCAAACGGATCACCCATTTCACCCCTTCGGAATACATCGAAGAGTTCAAGCGAAACCCGAATACACCCCTCGTCCGCTGA
- a CDS encoding RagB/SusD family nutrient uptake outer membrane protein yields MKKLILSAIIPLTALWSCDLNYVPLEQMSAEEAFKDSLRLEMFVNDLYVYLNTGVQFNRVGGAMYDCVSDLAVYSPLGTSSGVNAFTRATMNAASGGNPDSRWAETYTGIRKANVILRNIDYTENLSQSKKNQYLGETILNKALMHYELVKRYGGIPIMDDLLDLSGDINIPRSTFEECVEYIVRLCDQAAPLLPTKYPDNDYGRLTRGAAYGLKAKILLMAASPLFNENPIEGSTEIHRYASPDHDRWKRAADAALQVIELKNPDGTKAHELYPSYQRLFFTNFGNTESIIVKCRSFTNDVEKANGPAGYQNCRACTSVTTELLDMYELKSGLLPADDPDYDPQKPYENRDERFYASVLYSGVALWGREVEFWEGGKDYPASIGQRGCETGFSMYKQIDPLASVVPSKLTLHNHQILRYAEVLLIYAEAMNEYLGTSDDEMCTEERIYTCVNEVRQRAGQPPVSNLTKGQMRELIHRERTVELAFEEHRLYDLKRWREAETVLNRPVHGIKVTLENGNVVYGEKFVVEERSFPMRMYYYPIPQSELDKNRALVINPGW; encoded by the coding sequence ATGAAAAAACTCATTTTATCCGCCATAATACCGCTTACAGCACTTTGGTCCTGCGACCTGAACTACGTCCCGCTCGAACAAATGTCAGCTGAAGAGGCTTTCAAGGATAGTTTGCGGCTGGAAATGTTCGTCAACGACCTGTACGTTTACCTCAATACCGGCGTTCAATTCAACCGCGTAGGAGGTGCCATGTACGACTGCGTCTCGGACCTGGCCGTCTACAGCCCCCTCGGGACCAGTTCGGGCGTCAATGCCTTCACACGTGCCACGATGAACGCCGCCTCGGGCGGAAACCCCGACTCCCGGTGGGCCGAAACCTACACCGGGATCCGGAAGGCAAACGTCATCTTACGCAACATCGACTACACGGAAAACCTCTCTCAAAGCAAGAAAAACCAATACCTCGGCGAGACGATTCTCAACAAGGCGCTCATGCACTATGAACTGGTCAAACGCTACGGCGGGATTCCCATCATGGACGACCTCCTCGACCTTTCGGGCGACATCAACATTCCCCGCTCCACATTCGAGGAGTGCGTGGAATACATCGTCCGGCTGTGTGACCAGGCCGCACCCCTGCTCCCGACCAAATATCCCGACAATGACTACGGACGTCTGACCCGTGGGGCCGCATATGGCCTGAAAGCCAAGATCCTGCTTATGGCCGCCAGTCCGCTCTTCAACGAAAATCCCATCGAAGGATCGACCGAAATCCATCGTTACGCGTCGCCCGACCACGACCGTTGGAAACGGGCCGCGGATGCCGCGCTCCAGGTCATCGAACTGAAGAACCCCGACGGTACGAAGGCCCACGAACTGTATCCCTCCTATCAGCGGCTGTTCTTCACCAACTTCGGCAACACGGAGTCGATTATCGTCAAGTGCCGCAGCTTTACCAACGACGTCGAGAAGGCAAACGGTCCCGCCGGGTATCAGAACTGCCGGGCCTGCACCAGCGTGACAACCGAACTGCTCGACATGTATGAGCTCAAGAGCGGATTGCTCCCCGCCGATGACCCCGATTACGACCCGCAGAAGCCCTATGAGAACCGCGACGAGCGTTTCTATGCCAGCGTGCTCTACTCCGGAGTGGCACTTTGGGGCCGGGAGGTCGAGTTCTGGGAAGGTGGTAAGGATTATCCGGCTTCCATCGGGCAACGTGGTTGCGAAACCGGGTTCAGCATGTACAAACAGATCGACCCCCTGGCAAGCGTCGTGCCCTCGAAACTAACCCTGCACAACCATCAGATCCTCCGCTATGCGGAAGTGCTGTTGATCTACGCCGAGGCCATGAACGAATACCTGGGAACCAGCGACGACGAAATGTGTACCGAAGAGCGGATCTACACCTGCGTCAACGAGGTGCGCCAACGCGCCGGGCAGCCGCCCGTAAGCAATCTGACCAAGGGACAGATGCGCGAACTGATCCACCGCGAACGGACCGTGGAGCTGGCCTTCGAAGAGCACCGTCTCTACGACCTCAAACGCTGGCGTGAAGCCGAAACCGTCCTGAACAGGCCCGTACATGGAATCAAGGTGACGCTGGAGAACGGAAACGTCGTATACGGCGAAAAGTTCGTCGTCGAGGAGCGTTCGTTCCCCATGAGGATGTACTACTACCCCATTCCCCAATCCGAGCTGGACAAGAACCGCGCGTTGGTGATCAATCCGGGATGGTAA
- a CDS encoding TonB-dependent receptor, with protein MKKYILIFIFALIHGLSVGLQAQERVVSGKISDRNGQMLVGVAVIEVGTNHAAVSTSDGSYKLTVSGGENARLEFRMLGYISQEITVGSRTTIDITLDEEALDINEVVVVGYGTQKRATVVGSISTAEASDIQKTGTTNLTQAIGGRVSGVFTRTPGGRPGEDNAYVYIRGLASYNGNANSPLVLVDGVERDYAQIDPEDIENFSVLKDASATAVYGVRGANGVILITTKRGLTSKPEVSFRASLTASTPTRLPDKLGSYDYARLRNEALMNVGMDPEYSAFDLEMFRTGASPYTHPDNDYINDMLKKASFKQQYSLVVRGGSSFMRYYVSAGYANDDGIYKNFNNGRYDTNVYFRRYALRANLDFNVTKTTTVGVDLAGRLEERHNNGAGDELFQHLVRTPPDYFNYVNPDGSYGGHLNLVNPYWALSSCGYYHSKTNKFESVIRINQQLDVITKGLSVRGMFSYISSMRSRRDLYERPATYYYTKEGTYELVREEETVSIRTGSGNGPFRRDFVVEASLNYNRTFGDHAVTGLLAFNRQEIQSDATLPIGYINYVGRVTYAYKNKYLAEFNAGYNGSMQFAKNKRYGFFPAVSAGWVVSEEGFWGESPKTFSYMKLRASYGQVGNDRIGSNKYYYLQTYPQLSSNRPSFGETNNPENRIYEGKEGNTEVGWERANKFNIGVDMKFFDNKLSFTGDYFHERRHGILDYDGTISYIYGMLAPNDGSRGFPPANIGEVVNRGFEIDLGYNGSVNKFRYYVRGNLSFARNKIVACGESPVTYPWLSKVGRPIGQRFGLIADGFYNSEEEIDALPSGFTERPKLGDIKYRDVNGDGKTDNYDIVPIGRTQVPEIMYGFTVGGNWKNFDLELFFQGAANSDIYVNGYGYWEFQGISGAMRHHLGRWTPENKENATYPSLSPSTSEQNHRFSTFWLKDGSYLRLKNVQLGYTLPQRISKKFGMSNLRIYVTATNLLTFSEFKEYDPESNDGDGSAYPVMKYFGGGVSLKF; from the coding sequence ATGAAAAAATACATATTGATATTCATCTTCGCTCTGATCCACGGTCTGAGCGTCGGATTGCAGGCCCAGGAGCGCGTCGTTTCCGGAAAGATCAGCGACCGGAACGGGCAAATGCTGGTCGGAGTTGCCGTCATCGAGGTCGGGACCAATCATGCTGCCGTAAGTACATCGGACGGTAGTTACAAACTGACCGTCTCGGGAGGCGAAAATGCTCGTCTGGAGTTCCGGATGTTGGGATACATCTCCCAGGAAATCACCGTAGGAAGCCGCACAACGATCGACATTACGCTCGACGAAGAGGCTCTCGACATCAACGAAGTCGTCGTCGTCGGATACGGCACCCAGAAACGTGCCACCGTCGTCGGATCCATCTCGACGGCCGAGGCCTCGGACATTCAGAAAACGGGAACCACGAACCTTACTCAAGCGATCGGTGGACGTGTGTCGGGCGTCTTCACCCGCACCCCGGGCGGCCGTCCCGGCGAGGACAACGCCTACGTCTATATCCGAGGCCTGGCCAGCTACAATGGCAATGCCAACAGCCCGCTCGTGCTGGTCGACGGTGTGGAGCGTGACTATGCACAGATCGACCCCGAGGACATTGAAAACTTCTCCGTACTGAAGGATGCCTCCGCAACGGCCGTATACGGTGTACGCGGCGCAAACGGCGTCATCCTGATTACGACCAAGCGAGGCCTGACGTCCAAACCCGAAGTCTCGTTCCGGGCATCGCTCACGGCCAGCACCCCGACACGTCTCCCCGACAAACTCGGCTCCTATGATTACGCGCGTCTGCGCAACGAGGCGCTGATGAACGTCGGAATGGATCCCGAATACAGCGCCTTCGACCTGGAGATGTTCCGCACGGGTGCGAGCCCCTACACCCACCCCGACAACGACTACATCAACGACATGCTCAAAAAAGCGTCGTTCAAGCAGCAGTATTCGCTCGTCGTGCGCGGCGGTTCCTCGTTCATGCGCTACTACGTCTCAGCAGGATATGCCAACGACGACGGTATCTACAAGAACTTCAACAACGGACGATACGATACGAACGTCTATTTCCGCCGCTATGCCCTGCGTGCGAACCTCGACTTCAACGTCACCAAGACCACAACCGTGGGCGTCGACCTGGCCGGACGTCTCGAAGAGCGGCACAACAACGGTGCCGGAGACGAACTCTTCCAGCATCTCGTACGCACGCCGCCCGATTATTTCAACTACGTTAACCCCGACGGTTCCTACGGAGGTCACCTGAATCTGGTCAACCCCTACTGGGCCCTGTCCAGTTGCGGATACTACCACTCGAAAACCAACAAGTTCGAAAGCGTCATCCGCATCAACCAGCAACTCGACGTCATCACCAAAGGCCTGTCCGTCCGCGGTATGTTCAGCTACATCTCCTCCATGCGCTCGCGCCGGGACCTCTACGAACGCCCTGCAACCTATTACTACACCAAGGAGGGGACCTATGAACTGGTCCGCGAGGAGGAGACCGTCTCGATCCGGACCGGATCCGGCAACGGCCCGTTCCGCCGGGACTTCGTCGTCGAGGCCTCGCTGAACTACAACCGCACCTTCGGAGATCATGCCGTCACCGGTCTGCTGGCATTCAACCGACAGGAGATCCAAAGCGATGCAACCCTCCCGATCGGATACATCAACTACGTGGGACGTGTCACCTACGCCTACAAAAACAAGTACCTGGCCGAGTTCAATGCCGGATACAACGGTTCGATGCAGTTCGCAAAGAACAAACGCTACGGTTTCTTCCCCGCCGTATCGGCCGGATGGGTGGTCTCCGAAGAGGGTTTTTGGGGTGAATCGCCCAAGACGTTCAGCTACATGAAGCTCCGCGCATCCTACGGACAGGTGGGTAACGACCGAATCGGCTCCAACAAATACTACTACCTGCAGACCTATCCCCAGTTAAGTTCGAACCGCCCCTCGTTCGGCGAGACGAACAACCCCGAAAACCGCATCTATGAAGGCAAGGAAGGGAATACCGAAGTAGGATGGGAACGCGCCAACAAGTTCAACATCGGTGTCGACATGAAATTCTTCGACAACAAACTCTCCTTCACGGGCGACTACTTCCACGAACGGCGCCACGGAATCCTCGACTACGACGGCACAATCTCCTACATCTATGGAATGCTGGCCCCGAACGACGGCAGCAGGGGATTCCCACCGGCAAACATCGGCGAAGTCGTCAACCGCGGTTTCGAGATCGACCTCGGCTACAACGGGAGTGTCAACAAGTTCCGCTACTACGTCCGCGGGAACCTCTCCTTCGCACGGAATAAGATCGTAGCGTGCGGCGAAAGCCCCGTTACCTACCCGTGGCTCTCGAAGGTGGGACGTCCCATCGGACAACGATTCGGCCTGATCGCCGACGGATTCTACAATTCCGAAGAGGAGATCGACGCCCTGCCGTCCGGATTCACCGAGCGGCCCAAACTGGGAGACATCAAGTACAGGGACGTAAACGGTGACGGAAAAACCGACAACTACGACATCGTGCCCATCGGCCGGACCCAGGTTCCTGAAATCATGTACGGATTCACCGTGGGCGGGAATTGGAAAAATTTCGACCTGGAGCTCTTCTTCCAGGGTGCCGCCAATTCGGACATCTACGTAAACGGGTACGGATACTGGGAGTTCCAGGGGATCAGCGGTGCCATGCGCCACCACCTCGGACGCTGGACGCCGGAGAACAAGGAGAACGCCACCTATCCGAGCCTCTCGCCCTCGACATCGGAACAGAACCACCGGTTCTCGACCTTCTGGCTCAAGGACGGTTCCTACCTGCGTCTGAAGAATGTCCAGCTCGGATATACGCTACCACAGCGAATTTCCAAGAAGTTCGGCATGTCGAACCTGCGGATCTACGTCACGGCAACCAACCTGCTCACTTTCTCCGAATTCAAGGAGTATGACCCCGAGTCCAACGACGGTGACGGCAGCGCCTATCCTGTCATGAAGTATTTCGGCGGCGGCGTCAGCCTCAAATTCTAA
- the uxuA gene encoding mannonate dehydratase, which yields MALEKTWRWFGPGDTVSLEEIRQIGVEGIVTALHWIPTGEVWPESEIAAVRDRIAAAGMRWSVVESLPVSEAIKLRSEECGRHIENYKQSLRNLARCGIRTVCYNFMPVLDWARTDLHYVNACGAESMRFDYDRFAAFDIHVLERPGAAGDYPAEVRERAAVLFAGMSPAEQEELAHNIIVVTQGFINGTVGDTADYKRQFLNFLARYDGIGPAQLREHLSAFLREVCPVAEEVGVNLCIHPDDPPFPLLGLPRIASTLEDFQWILSRYDSTVNGVTFCAGSLSARPDNDLPAMARALAPRIHFVHLRNTQRSGPRDFYESGHLVGSVDMYAVLRVLLEEQRRRRAEGRWDTSMPFRPDHGLRMLDDFGRSANPGYPLVGRMKGFAEICGLEMGIERSLWG from the coding sequence ATGGCATTGGAAAAGACCTGGAGGTGGTTCGGACCTGGAGATACGGTTTCGCTGGAGGAGATTCGCCAGATTGGGGTTGAAGGTATTGTGACCGCCCTGCATTGGATTCCGACGGGCGAGGTGTGGCCCGAATCGGAGATTGCTGCAGTCCGGGACCGCATTGCTGCGGCGGGGATGCGGTGGAGTGTGGTCGAGAGTCTTCCGGTTTCGGAGGCGATCAAGCTCCGATCGGAGGAGTGCGGTCGTCATATTGAAAATTACAAACAGTCATTACGAAACCTGGCCCGATGCGGGATCCGCACGGTGTGCTACAATTTCATGCCGGTTCTCGATTGGGCCCGTACCGATTTGCACTATGTGAATGCCTGTGGTGCGGAATCCATGCGTTTCGACTATGACCGTTTTGCGGCGTTCGATATTCATGTGCTCGAACGTCCCGGCGCGGCTGGTGACTATCCTGCCGAGGTTCGGGAACGAGCTGCGGTGCTGTTTGCCGGGATGAGCCCGGCTGAGCAGGAGGAGCTGGCCCACAACATCATCGTGGTGACGCAGGGCTTTATCAACGGAACGGTGGGTGATACGGCTGACTATAAACGTCAGTTTCTGAACTTCCTGGCGCGTTACGATGGAATCGGCCCTGCGCAGTTGCGGGAACATTTGTCGGCTTTTCTGCGTGAGGTTTGTCCGGTGGCCGAAGAGGTAGGGGTGAATCTGTGCATCCATCCGGACGATCCGCCCTTCCCGCTGCTGGGCTTGCCCCGGATTGCCAGCACGCTGGAGGATTTCCAATGGATTCTCTCCCGATACGATTCCACGGTCAACGGCGTGACGTTCTGTGCCGGGTCGTTGTCGGCGCGTCCAGATAACGACCTCCCGGCCATGGCGCGAGCGTTGGCTCCGCGGATCCATTTCGTGCATCTGCGCAATACGCAACGGTCGGGACCCCGTGATTTCTATGAATCGGGGCATCTGGTCGGTTCGGTGGACATGTATGCCGTTTTGCGGGTCTTGCTGGAGGAGCAGCGGCGGCGCCGGGCCGAGGGCCGTTGGGATACGTCGATGCCGTTCCGCCCGGATCACGGACTGCGGATGCTCGACGATTTCGGGCGTTCGGCCAATCCGGGCTACCCGCTGGTGGGTCGCATGAAGGGCTTTGCCGAGATTTGCGGATTGGAAATGGGTATCGAACGGAGTTTGTGGGGTTGA
- a CDS encoding TonB-dependent receptor: protein MGKAIMPKALWTLFLCLCLGTGYASAQQKKDIIVRGLVTNAQGDPLEGVLVENKESRMFTLTERDGRFTLELPDSRSDLIFTLEGYDPVETFVGTNREFKVLLVEASEEPDPEIALLYGSQKRSLITSAVTTIEGSKLTDLPTNYLNTAMSGMAPGIAASQNSGAPGSDYSWLYVRGLRSWRNSTPIIMLDGHVRDFSVLDPNEIDQISIYKDAGALAVLGLRGSNGAIMATTKRGKEGRPVLKFNTQIVFQQPIKLPEFLDSHDFALLHNEAMRNDGRANEQRYDAEDLALYRSGADPWGHPNVDWVGESLKKMTIGQKYNLSIEGGSSVAKYFVNLSYRTDEGIYKTDKDINTYKTNANAKIYSLRSNVDIALSKSTNLAVNLFGLQRQITNPGAGSPFSAIYSLPSNVFPMHYAKDQVAGTNDMRNNPYGILNHSGYTRYLHSTMEAQAELSQKLDFITPGLRAKGSLAFDFFFENNINRSKNYIVYEYKGDNDETGEPIFETWGQQQKQNNSNSYGAAKTRIFDVEAGLDYNRTFGKHLVSGALLFQYSQQSDDTKNLPNTHQGLLGRMTYAYDSRYIAEFSFGYQGTEQMPPEKRYGFFPAVSAGWVLSEESFIKNNISNILSYFKIRGSWGITGNDGGIPYYFYLPAFKRSDGHRYTFGAEPKNVYSWVEDVYHQYLPNVVWEKVEKTNIGVDMRLFQNHLSITADYFREFASQILTPRNTVSTLIGYGTTGGPLGNVGKTYNSGFEIEAAYSGRIKDFHWTLGGYASYAHNEIRYNDEQPFEYRYRSAVGYPINTQFGFQANGLYISEQDRYNSPKTTFGTSYAGDIKYRDLNGDGVVDNQDQRRIGYSNLGEINYAFFANARYKGFDFQIIFSGSGNRDAYLSGVAIQAFTNISGSGSEMAGNVRKYHWDNRYIPEDPSTWASAKYPRLSLTDRDHNYKQTSSFWIDDASFLRLKNLVIGYTLPSRITKKLRMSKLRIYYSGYNLFTWSDMRTIDPEDAASGNGYPVQKSSSIGINIHF, encoded by the coding sequence ATGGGCAAAGCTATAATGCCGAAAGCGTTATGGACGCTTTTCTTGTGCCTCTGCCTCGGAACGGGGTATGCCTCAGCTCAACAGAAAAAGGACATCATCGTGCGCGGACTGGTCACAAACGCCCAGGGAGATCCTCTCGAAGGCGTGCTGGTCGAGAACAAGGAGTCACGGATGTTCACCCTCACCGAACGGGACGGCCGATTTACCCTGGAACTGCCGGACAGCCGATCGGACTTGATCTTTACGCTCGAAGGATATGATCCGGTCGAAACCTTCGTCGGCACAAACCGGGAATTCAAGGTACTGCTCGTCGAAGCCTCGGAGGAACCCGATCCCGAAATCGCCTTGCTATACGGCTCGCAAAAACGTTCGCTCATTACTTCGGCCGTTACCACTATCGAGGGATCGAAATTGACGGACCTGCCGACCAATTACCTGAATACCGCCATGTCCGGAATGGCGCCGGGAATCGCCGCATCCCAGAACAGCGGAGCTCCGGGAAGCGACTACTCCTGGCTCTACGTCCGCGGACTGCGCTCCTGGAGAAACAGCACCCCGATCATCATGCTCGACGGCCATGTCCGCGATTTTTCCGTCCTCGACCCCAATGAGATCGACCAGATTTCGATCTACAAGGATGCCGGGGCTTTGGCCGTTCTTGGTCTGCGCGGCTCGAACGGCGCCATCATGGCTACCACCAAACGAGGTAAAGAGGGGCGTCCCGTACTGAAATTCAATACCCAGATCGTTTTCCAGCAACCCATCAAACTCCCCGAGTTCCTGGACTCGCACGACTTCGCCCTGCTGCACAACGAAGCCATGCGCAACGACGGTCGTGCCAACGAACAACGCTACGACGCCGAGGATCTGGCACTTTATCGATCGGGAGCAGATCCCTGGGGACACCCCAATGTCGACTGGGTCGGAGAGTCGCTCAAGAAGATGACCATCGGCCAAAAGTACAACCTCAGTATCGAAGGTGGAAGTTCCGTGGCCAAATACTTCGTCAACCTCTCCTACCGCACGGACGAAGGTATCTACAAGACCGACAAGGACATCAACACCTACAAAACCAACGCGAACGCAAAAATCTACTCCTTGCGGTCCAACGTCGACATCGCGCTTAGCAAAAGCACAAACTTGGCCGTCAATCTGTTCGGACTCCAACGCCAAATCACCAACCCCGGAGCCGGAAGTCCCTTCAGCGCCATCTATTCGTTGCCATCCAACGTCTTTCCCATGCATTATGCCAAAGATCAGGTAGCCGGTACGAACGACATGAGAAACAACCCGTACGGTATTCTCAACCACAGTGGTTATACGCGCTACCTGCACAGCACGATGGAGGCACAGGCTGAGCTCTCCCAAAAACTCGATTTCATTACCCCGGGTCTGCGCGCCAAAGGATCGCTTGCATTCGACTTCTTCTTCGAGAACAACATCAACCGAAGCAAGAACTACATCGTCTACGAATACAAGGGCGACAACGACGAGACTGGCGAACCCATCTTCGAAACCTGGGGACAACAGCAAAAACAGAACAACTCCAACTCTTACGGAGCTGCAAAAACCCGCATCTTTGATGTAGAGGCCGGGCTCGATTACAACCGCACATTCGGCAAACACCTCGTATCGGGAGCCCTGCTCTTCCAATACAGCCAACAGTCGGACGATACCAAGAACCTCCCCAATACGCATCAGGGACTCCTCGGGCGCATGACCTACGCCTACGACTCCCGTTACATTGCCGAGTTCTCGTTCGGATACCAGGGCACCGAGCAGATGCCACCCGAAAAACGCTACGGTTTCTTCCCGGCTGTATCCGCCGGATGGGTCCTCTCCGAAGAGTCGTTCATCAAAAACAATATCAGCAACATACTGAGTTACTTCAAGATCCGCGGGTCATGGGGTATTACCGGAAACGACGGTGGCATTCCCTACTATTTCTACCTCCCGGCATTCAAACGCTCCGACGGCCATCGTTACACGTTCGGCGCCGAACCCAAAAACGTATATAGCTGGGTCGAGGACGTCTACCATCAATACCTGCCCAATGTTGTCTGGGAAAAGGTCGAAAAAACGAATATCGGCGTCGACATGCGCCTGTTCCAGAACCATTTGAGCATCACTGCCGACTACTTCCGCGAATTCGCCAGCCAGATCCTTACGCCCCGTAACACGGTCTCGACGCTGATCGGATACGGTACAACCGGAGGTCCGCTGGGCAATGTCGGAAAGACCTACAACAGCGGTTTCGAAATCGAGGCCGCCTATTCCGGGCGGATCAAGGATTTCCACTGGACCTTGGGCGGATACGCCTCCTATGCGCATAACGAAATCCGATACAACGACGAACAACCGTTCGAGTACCGCTACCGCAGCGCCGTCGGCTATCCGATCAACACGCAATTCGGATTTCAGGCCAACGGACTGTATATCAGCGAACAGGATCGTTACAACAGTCCAAAAACCACGTTCGGAACCTCCTATGCCGGCGACATCAAGTACCGCGATCTGAACGGTGACGGCGTCGTCGACAACCAGGACCAGCGCCGCATCGGCTATTCCAATCTGGGCGAGATCAACTACGCCTTCTTCGCAAACGCCCGCTACAAGGGATTCGATTTCCAGATCATCTTCTCCGGATCCGGAAACCGGGACGCATACCTCTCCGGTGTGGCGATCCAGGCCTTCACGAACATCTCCGGATCGGGTAGCGAAATGGCCGGAAATGTCCGCAAATACCACTGGGACAACCGTTACATTCCGGAAGATCCCTCCACCTGGGCCTCGGCCAAATATCCCCGGCTCTCGTTGACCGACCGCGACCACAACTACAAGCAGACCTCCAGTTTCTGGATCGACGACGCGTCGTTCCTGCGCCTGAAGAATCTGGTCATCGGATACACCCTTCCCTCGCGTATCACCAAAAAACTGCGGATGTCCAAACTGCGCATCTATTACAGCGGATACAACCTCTTCACCTGGTCCGACATGCGGACAATCGATCCCGAAGATGCGGCCAGCGGAAACGGATACCCCGTTCAGAAATCATCGAGCATCGGTATAAATATTCATTTCTAA